A region of Salvia splendens isolate huo1 chromosome 17, SspV2, whole genome shotgun sequence DNA encodes the following proteins:
- the LOC121773977 gene encoding glutamate receptor 2.3-like, which yields MESSRLCCFALLILMSFCIDLSKCGNANVGVILDLDTPLGKMCKACISMAVEDRNSNTTVIVPHFRDSRGDVVAAASAAIERVRGNSSLARVLRNFASKGLSGDFSITNGELQPSAFEVVNVIGKVDNNVGFWTEKYGISKEVKLDGDEAVYTTEKYNLRGILWPGQTSNVPKGWEIPASGKKLRVGVPVRKGFNEYIKVVRNQETNVVEATGFCIDVFEEVIRSLPYTVPFEYVPLETTDAWSVEYYHEFVYQIYLDRYDVVVGDVTILATRSKYVDFTVPYTESGIATVVPIKGDERKSAWIFMKPLTTALWLTIGASFIFIGCVVWVHEHRVNEHFQGPPGKQVGMIFWFSFSTLVYAHREKVKSNLTRFVVIVWVFVVLVLSSSYTANLASMLTMQQLKSTNMVVHLWLRKKMMHQSINKLVEKWI from the exons ATGGAGAGTTCAAGACTGTGTTGCTTTGCTTTGCTTATCTTGATGAGCTTTTGCATTGATTTGTCGAAATGTGGGAATGCGAACGTAGGAGTGATTCTTGATCTCGATACGCCTCttggaaagatgtgcaaggCTTGCATATCGATGGCAGTCGAGGATAGAAACTCTAACACCACGGTGATCGTGCCTCACTTCAGGGACTCGAGGGGCGATGTCGTTGCTGCAGCTTCTGCTG CTATCGAACGAGTTAGAGGAAATTCATCACTTGCTCGTGTGCTCAGAAACTTTGCCTCCAAAGGGTTAAGTGGCGATTTTAGCATAACCAACGGTGAGCTGCAGCCGTCTGCGTTTGAGGTAGTGAATGTGATTGGAAAAGTGGACAACAATGTAGGATTTTGGACAGAGAAATATGGGATTTCAAAGGAAGTGAAGTTGGATGGTGATGAGGCGGTTTACACAACGGAAAAGTACAATCTTCGAGGCATCTTGTGGCCGGGGCAAACGAGCAACGTGCCTAAAGGCTGGGAGATTCCAGCAAGTGGGAAGAAGTTGAGAGTTGGAGTTCCTGTCAGAAAGGGATTCAATGAATACATCAAGGTTGTAAGGAATCAAGAAACTAATGTTGTTGAAGCAACTGGTTTCTGCATTGATGTTTTTGAAGAAGTCATCAGATCATTGCCTTATACTGTTCCATTTGAGTATGTTCCTTTGGAGACCACGGATGCATGGAGTGTCGAATATTACCACGAATTCGTTTATCAAATATATCTCGAT AGGTATGACGTTGTTGTGGGAGACGTGACCATTTTAGCGACCAGATCAAAGTATGTTGATTTCACCGTCCCTTACACTGAATCTGGTATTGCCACTGTCGTCCCGATCAAGGGTGACGAGAGGAAGAGCGCTTGGATATTCATGAAACCTCTAACGACTGCCCTATGGCTGACGATTGGGGCATCTTTCATCTTCATTGGATGTGTCGTGTGGGTTCATGAGCATCGTGTAAACGAACATTTCCAAGGCCCACCTGGGAAGCAAGTCGGGATGATCTTCTGGTTCTCTTTCTCAACACTTGTTTATGCACATA GAGAGAAAGTGAAGAGCAACCTAACAAGATTTGTGGTGATTGTATGGGTGTTCGTGGTGCTTGTTTTGTCATCGAGTTACACTGCAAACTTGGCATCCATGCTAACAATGCAGCAGCTCAAGTCGACCAATATGGTAGTGCATTTATGGTTAAGGAAAAAGATGATGCATCAAAGCATTAACAAACTAGTGGAGAAATGGATTTAG
- the LOC121774183 gene encoding probable E3 ubiquitin-protein ligase ZFP1 isoform X1, whose protein sequence is MENRNIHHPETGQGSGQQHPQPQPHPPVPNPIVPNVPPPNLQLVVPLIAVYQYSAAVFYGTAAGPPFVYYYHHYYHYYHYYLYTVLPNGGVVFWPTFPAPFPPIVNVNDPNIRHHDPPRLEAVPEDEVVAPEILGHAEVDEDADELEVPRYYLGGNSYEELLALAEMIGNVSIGLSSEFIERNLNVRTYESLPTHDECVICLDEFKAGENIGTLECSHEYHKHCIKRWLLGHNTCPLCMSPALRVD, encoded by the exons ATGGAGAATCGGAACATACACCATCCAGAAACAGGTCAAGGCTCTGGCCAGCAACACCCTCAGCCTCAGCCTCATCCTCCCGTACCTAATCCCATTGTCCCGAATGTCCCTCCGCCTAACCTACAGCTAGTTGTTCCTCTGATTGCAGTATATCAATATAGTGCTGCTGTCTTCTATGGCACAGCTGCCGGTCCACCATTCGTCTATTATTATCACCATTATTAccattattatcattattatttgtATACGGTACTGCCAAATGGAGGAGTGGTTTTTTGGCCTACATTTCCTGCCCCTTTTCCGCCAATAGTAAACGTAAATGATCCAAATATCAGACATCACGACCCTCCTCGTTTAGAAGCAGTGCCAGAAGAT GAGGTTGTGGCTCCCGAGATTCTTGGCCATGCTGAAGTAGATGAAGATGCGGATGAGCTAGAAGTTCCGCGTTACTATTTAGGTGGTAACTCGTATGAG GAGCTTCTTGCATTGGCAGAAATGATAGGCAATGTCAGCATCGGATTATCGTCAGAGTTCATTGAACGTAATTTGAATGTACGAACGTATGAATCGTTGCCAACTCATGACGAATGTGTCATATGCTTG GACGAGTTCAAGGCCGGAGAAAATATCGGAACCCTTGAATGTAGCCATGAATATCACAAGCACTGCATAAAGAGGTGGTTGCTGGGCCATAATACTTGCCCGTTATGCATGTCCCCGGCCCTTAGAGTCGATTGA
- the LOC121774183 gene encoding probable E3 ubiquitin-protein ligase ZFP1 isoform X2 has translation MENRNIHHPETGQGSGQQHPQPQPHPPVPNPIVPNVPPPNLQLVVPLIAVYQYSAAVFYGTAAGPPFVYYYHHYYHYYHYYLYTVLPNGGVVFWPTFPAPFPPIVNVNDPNIRHHDPPRLEAVPEDEVVAPEILGHAEVDEDADELEVPRYYLGGNSYEELLALAEMIGNVSIGLSSEFIERNLNDEFKAGENIGTLECSHEYHKHCIKRWLLGHNTCPLCMSPALRVD, from the exons ATGGAGAATCGGAACATACACCATCCAGAAACAGGTCAAGGCTCTGGCCAGCAACACCCTCAGCCTCAGCCTCATCCTCCCGTACCTAATCCCATTGTCCCGAATGTCCCTCCGCCTAACCTACAGCTAGTTGTTCCTCTGATTGCAGTATATCAATATAGTGCTGCTGTCTTCTATGGCACAGCTGCCGGTCCACCATTCGTCTATTATTATCACCATTATTAccattattatcattattatttgtATACGGTACTGCCAAATGGAGGAGTGGTTTTTTGGCCTACATTTCCTGCCCCTTTTCCGCCAATAGTAAACGTAAATGATCCAAATATCAGACATCACGACCCTCCTCGTTTAGAAGCAGTGCCAGAAGAT GAGGTTGTGGCTCCCGAGATTCTTGGCCATGCTGAAGTAGATGAAGATGCGGATGAGCTAGAAGTTCCGCGTTACTATTTAGGTGGTAACTCGTATGAG GAGCTTCTTGCATTGGCAGAAATGATAGGCAATGTCAGCATCGGATTATCGTCAGAGTTCATTGAACGTAATTTGAAT GACGAGTTCAAGGCCGGAGAAAATATCGGAACCCTTGAATGTAGCCATGAATATCACAAGCACTGCATAAAGAGGTGGTTGCTGGGCCATAATACTTGCCCGTTATGCATGTCCCCGGCCCTTAGAGTCGATTGA
- the LOC121774184 gene encoding ras-related protein Rab11B-like: protein MAGGYRAAEDDYDYLFKLVVIGDSGVGKSNLLSRFARNEFCLDSKSTIGVEFATRSIRVDDKVIKAQIWDTAGQERYRAITSAYYRGAVGALIVYDVTRQVTFESVERWLKELRDYTDQSLVIMVVGNKADLRHLRAVSIEDGQGFGEREKTYFMETSALESLNVENAFTEVLTQIYSVVSRKALEVGDDPAALPKGRTINVDAPPVKKIGCCNA from the exons ATGGCGGGCGGCTACAGAGCGGCGGAGGACGACTACGACTACCTCTTCAAGCTGGTGGTGATCGGCGATTCCGGCGTCGGAAAATCGAATCTGCTGTCGCGATTCGCTCGCAACGAGTTCTGCTTGGACTCCAAGTCCACCATCGGCGTCGAATTCGCCACGCGCAGCATTCGCGTCGATGATAAGGTCATCAAGGCTCAGATTTGGGATACCGCCGGCCAGGAACG ATATCGCGCGATCACCAGTGCCTACTACCGAGGCGCGGTCGGGGCGCTAATCGTGTACGACGTCACCCGGCAAGTAACTTTCGAAAGCGTCGAGAGATGGCTGAAGGAGCTCCGAGACTACACGGACCAGAGCCTCGTGATCATGGTGGTTGGCAACAAGGCGGATCTGCGCCACCTCCGGGCTGTCTCGATCGAAGACGGGCAAGGTTTCGGCGAGAGGGAGAAGACCTATTTCATGGAGACATCGGCACTTGAGTCCTTGAATGTTGAGAATGCTTTCACGGAAGTGCTCACACAGATATACTCTGTGGTCAGCCGGAAAGCTCTTGAGGTTGGCGACGATCCGGCAGCGCTTCCAAAAGGTCGAACCATCAACGTCGATGCTCCACCAGTCAAAAAGATCGGTTGCTGCAACGCGTGA
- the LOC121775375 gene encoding basic leucine zipper 61-like: MCTLYFAFTEDGHGGGFDPIDDEELRNMFSDELVAPPGDPKRIKRIMANRQSAQRSRVRKLQYISELERSVTTLQTEVSALSPTVAFLDHQRLLLNVDNSAIKQRLATLAQDKIFKDGNHILFFNYKKMFYNISARLGYDVNI; this comes from the exons ATGTGCACTCTTTACTTTGCATTCACTGAGGACGGTCACGGCGGCGGGTTTGATCCGATCGACGACGAGGAGCTTCGGAACATGTTTTCCGACGAGCTCGTCGCG CCCCCCGGAGATCCTAAGCGAATCAAAAG AATCATGGCAAACAGGCAGTCAGCCCAGAGGTCAAGAGTGAGAAAGCTGCAATACATTTCCGAGCTTGAAAGGAGTGTTACAACATTACAG ACAGAGGTATCTGCATTGTCGCCAACAGTAGCATTTCTGGACCATCAAAGGCTGCTATTGAATGTGGATAACTCTGCTATTAAGCAGAGGCTAGCAACATTGGCTCAAGACAAAATATTCAAAGATGGTAACCATATTCTATTtttcaattataaaaaaatgttctATAATATTTCAGCTCGTCTTGG ATACGATGTCAACATATAA
- the LOC121773735 gene encoding 30S ribosomal protein S6 alpha, chloroplastic-like produces the protein MASSASPPSCALTVSKPPPSLTSLSAFSSLKIRTPGRARPNSAFTAEFDLAYFERDLEGGDAPPEAEDKEEPQCSPGLRKYETMVVLRPDMSEDERLTFTQKYEELLVAGGGMYVEVFNRGVIPLAYSIKKKNKAGETNTYMDGIYLLFTYFTKPESLKILSDTLLADDEVIRSSSFMIRKRKLF, from the exons ATGGCTTCTTCAGCATCTCCACCGTCGTGTGCTCTCACGGTGTCGAAGCCGCCACCCTCCCTCACTTCCCTCTCCGCCTTCTCCTCCCTCAAAATCCGAACCCCGGGAAGAGCGAGGCCGAATTCGGCTTTCACAGCCGAATTCGACCTCGCTTACTTCGAGAGGGACCTCGAAGGCGGCGACGCGCCGCCGGAGGCGGAGGACAAGGAGGAGCCGCAGTGCTCACCCGGGCTCCGGAAGTACGAGACCATGGTCGTCCTCCGCCCCGACATGTCGGAGGACGAGCGCCTCACATTCACTCAAAAATATGAAGAG TTGCTTGTAGCAGGTGGTGGGATGTACGTTGAGGTGTTCAATCGTGGCGTGATCCCACTCGCGTACAGCATCAAGAAGAAGAACAAGGCCGGAGAGACGAACACGTACATGGATGGGATCTACCTTCTCTTCACCTACTTCACCAAGCCCGAGTCGTTGAAAATTCTCTCCGACACACTACTTGCCGACGATGAGGTCATCCGGTCGTCCAGTTTCATGATCAGGAAAAGGAAGCTGTTTTAG
- the LOC121773814 gene encoding transcription factor TCP4-like: MRNAGGEIVAVDGGYIVRSTGKKDRHSKVSTAKGPRDRRVRLAANTAIQFYDVQDRLGYDRPSKAVDWLLRHAKSAIDDLAQLPPWHPTPSADAGNSNSAFPPPSLDPSAAADAANSCFPAAEGGSAAMRLFHTFADSDLLRSQDLRLSLQSFQEPILLHHHQPPPPQQNPIQIGIEGWAEHHQFQQMLGQNQFVSQRGTLQSNNTPSIRAWMDSSAADPFASGFSGFAIHARNEDERGSGYSDKPSSASSGSRH, encoded by the coding sequence ATGAGGAACGCCGGCGGCGAGATCGTGGCGGTGGACGGCGGCTACATCGTCCGCTCCACCGGCAAAAAGGACCGCCACAGCAAGGTCTCCACCGCCAAGGGCCCCCGCGACCGCCGCGTCCGCCTCGCCGCCAACACCGCCATCCAATTCTACGACGTCCAGGACCGCCTCGGCTACGACCGCCCCAGCAAGGCCGTCGATTGGCTCCTCCGCCACGCCAAATCCGCCATCGACGACCTCGCTCAGCTCCCCCCCTGGCACCCCACCCCCTCCGCCGACGCCGGCAATTCCAATTCCGCCTTCCCTCCGCCCTCTCTCgacccctccgccgccgccgacgcCGCCAATTCGTGTTTCCCGGCGGCGGAAGGCGGATCCGCCGCGATGCGGCTGTTTCACACCTTCGCCGACTCCGATTTGCTCCGGAGCCAGGATTTGAGGCTCTCGCTGCAGTCTTTTCAGGAGCCGAttctcctccaccaccaccagccgccgccgccgcagcagAATCCGATTCAGATCGGAATCGAAGGATGGGCGGAGCACCACCAATTTCAGCAAATGTTAGGTCAAAATCAATTTGTTTCACAGAGGGGAACCCTTCAGTCCAATAACACACCTTCAATTCGCGCCTGGATGGATTCATCCGCCGCCGATCCATTCGCCTCCGGCTTCTCCGGATTCGCCATCCACGCGCGAAACGAGGACGAGCGCGGCAGCGGCTATTCCGATAAGCcgtcctccgcctcctccggcTCTCGTCACTGA
- the LOC121775377 gene encoding phenolic glucoside malonyltransferase 1-like: MLYSHHIVGDASSIVRFIKAWCAAAKFGSDDELLSSSDSLPLYDRFVVSDPSGLLNHLWNQLKSFKIETRPLEFPLNNVRSTFILQKRDIQKLRDFAQAKKPHVTHLSSFTITTAYVWSGLARSMAESDEEVAADEPKYFAFAMDGRSRTDLPVPAAYFGNCVGMGLVESTHAELRGGDRFLAAVELIGDEIANKMNKKEAKVAKGGGKDGEEAPGRDGGKVEGGGGGGGA; the protein is encoded by the coding sequence ATGCTCTACTCCCACCACATCGTCGGAGATGCAAGCTCGATCGTGAGGTTCATCAAAGCGTGGTGCGCCGCTGCTAAATTCGGGAGCGACGATGAATTACTGTCTTCATCCGATTCGCTTCCGCTCTACGACCGATTCGTGGTGAGCGATCCATCCGGATTGCTGAATCACCTCTGGAATCAATTGAAGAGTTTCAAAATTGAGACGCGGCCGCTGGAATTCCCCTTAAACAACGTCCGATCGACGTTTATTCTACAGAAGCGCGACATCCAGAAACTTAGGGATTTCGCTCAGGCGAAGAAACCGCACGTGACGCACTTATCCTCGTTCACGATCACGACCGCCTACGTTTGGAGCGGCTTAGCCAGATCCATGGCGGAATCCGACGAGGAAGTCGCCGCCGATGAGCCGAAGTACTTTGCCTTCGCGATGGACGGGCGATCGCGGACGGATCTGCCAGTCCCCGCCGCCTACTTCGGAAACTGCGTGGGCATGGGCTTGGTGGAATCGACGCACGCGGAGTTGAGAGGAGGCGACAGATTCCTGGCTGCCGTCGAGTTAATTGGAGACGAGATCGCAAACAAAATGAACAAAAAGGAAGCGAAGGTGGCGAAGGGTGGAGGCAAAGACGGTGAAGAGGCGCCGGGAAGAGATGGCGGCAAAGTAGAgggtggaggcggaggcggaggcgcgTAA